The genomic window CCGAGGTCAATGACACCAATTGCCAGATCGAGGCGATCAAGAAGATCGAGGACAGGGCCACGCGCGAGAAATTCGCCGGGCTGTGCTCGCGCCGGTCGCCGGCCGCCGGCGGCATCGCGCCGACCGAGAAGCCCATGAACTGGCTCGAACTGGCCGACCCGAAAGACCAGAAGGAGGCGAAGCCATGAAAACACTGCACAAGGCGGCGCTGATCGGCGTCGCCCTCGCGCTTTACTCCACCGCCGCATCGGCCCAACTCACCAATCAGGGGATGCTTGACCAGGTGGTGACGGAGTTCGCCACGCGAGCCACGTCCTGGCAGACGGTGGTGATGAATGCCGCGATGTTCCTGTTCTGGACGCTGGGCACGATCTCGCTGGTTTTCACCTTCGGCTTCATGGCGCTGCGCAAGGCTGACATTGGCGAGTTCTTCGCCGAGTTCATCAGGTTCATCCTGTTCTTCGGCTTCTTCCTCTGGCTATTGCGCAACGGCCCGGCCTTCGCCAACTCGATCATCCAGTCACTGGCCCGGATCGGCGAGCAGGCGTCCGGGGTGGCGTCGGTGACACCCTCGGGCATTGTGGATATCGGCTTCATGATCTTGAAGCAGGCATTCAGGAACTCGTCGATCTGGTCGCCCGTGGATAGCTTCATCGGTGTGGCCTTGAGCGTCGGCATCCTGATCCTGCTGGCTGTTGTCGCCGTGAATATGTTGCTGCTGCTCGTATCAGGCTGGCTGCTGATGTACGCCGGAATCTTCTTCCTCGGCTTCGGTGGAAGCCGTTGGACTTCCGACATGGCGATCAACTACTACAAGACCGTGCTGGGCGTGGCCGCGCAGATCATGACGATGGTGCTCCTGGTCGGCATCGGGAACGACCTGCTTTCCAGCTTCTACGCCAGGATGAACACCGGCACCCTGAACTTTGAAGAGCTGGGCGTGATGCTGGTGTTCTGCGTGGCGTTGCTCATGCTGGTCAATCGTGTGCCCCCGCTTGTCGCCGGCATCATCACCGGCTCGGGGATCGGTGGCGCTGGCGGCATTGGCAACTTCGGTGCAGGTGCCGCCATCGGTGCGGCTATGGGCGCGTCGAGTATGGCCGCCGGAGCGGCCAGCGTGGCTGGCGCGGCCGTGATGGGCGGTGCGGCCTCGGCCGCCGGCGGCATGTCGGCGATTAGGGCGGCGTTCGAGAAAGCAGGGGCTAGCGCCGGTGGCGAATCGGGCGGAGTGCCCATGTTTGGTGGTGGTGCTGGCGGTGATTCCGATGCTGGACCGTTCGCGCAGGCGGCGGGCTTTGGTGGCGGCGGTTCCAGTGCCGGCACAAGTACGCCGCTCGGCCAGGCGGCTGGCTTTTACAGCTCTGGAAGCTCCAGCAATTCGGGCGGCAGCGGCGGCGAATCGAGGGGCGGCGACAAAGCCGGCTCCAGCTCGAAGGGTAGCGGCGATGTCGGCGGCTCGAAGGCCGGCGGCGGCAGCGACGCTGGCGGCCAAGCCGGCCGAGGTGCGGGAGGCCTTGTCGCTGCGACGGCTGCGAACCTGGTGCAAGGCATTGGCGACGTTGCGCAGGCCAAGGCGGCCAGCATCCGCGACGCCGCCGCCGAACGCATCGCCGACACCACCGGAGGGAAGATCGCCGCCGCAATCCGGGCGAGCAGCCAGACAGACCGGGCGGTCGACGATGTGCCCAGCTTCGGCGGCAACAGCCTGGCAGGGGCCGATTCGGCTGCTGCTGATCCTGATGATGAAGTGGTCGCGTTCGCCAACCGCGACAAGGAGGTATGACGATGACGCCGAGAGGATTTTTCGACTGCCTGGACGTTGCCGCTGCCGAGCAGCGCCAGGCGCAGGCGGTTGAGGTTGAGCCGGTCGACGATCAATCGACTGATGCAGA from Burkholderiaceae bacterium includes these protein-coding regions:
- the trbL gene encoding P-type conjugative transfer protein TrbL, translating into MKTLHKAALIGVALALYSTAASAQLTNQGMLDQVVTEFATRATSWQTVVMNAAMFLFWTLGTISLVFTFGFMALRKADIGEFFAEFIRFILFFGFFLWLLRNGPAFANSIIQSLARIGEQASGVASVTPSGIVDIGFMILKQAFRNSSIWSPVDSFIGVALSVGILILLAVVAVNMLLLLVSGWLLMYAGIFFLGFGGSRWTSDMAINYYKTVLGVAAQIMTMVLLVGIGNDLLSSFYARMNTGTLNFEELGVMLVFCVALLMLVNRVPPLVAGIITGSGIGGAGGIGNFGAGAAIGAAMGASSMAAGAASVAGAAVMGGAASAAGGMSAIRAAFEKAGASAGGESGGVPMFGGGAGGDSDAGPFAQAAGFGGGGSSAGTSTPLGQAAGFYSSGSSSNSGGSGGESRGGDKAGSSSKGSGDVGGSKAGGGSDAGGQAGRGAGGLVAATAANLVQGIGDVAQAKAASIRDAAAERIADTTGGKIAAAIRASSQTDRAVDDVPSFGGNSLAGADSAAADPDDEVVAFANRDKEV
- the trbK gene encoding entry exclusion lipoprotein TrbK, with protein sequence MKKTMLLTGLVVVLVAGCDNKPAIPPMPEVNDTNCQIEAIKKIEDRATREKFAGLCSRRSPAAGGIAPTEKPMNWLELADPKDQKEAKP